The genomic window GCTGGTCGCCGCGCGTTCTGCTGGACGAGGTGCGCTTGTGGGAAACGCCGACCAGCTACGCCATTGCCACAAGAGAACTGATGGAAGCGGAATAAAGACTGGTTGGTCTGAACAAAAAGACTGTATGACAGAGTTGGCTAAGCCCAGCCTGTCTTACAGTCTTTTTATTTCTGTCCGCAACCCCGCCCTTCGGGGAAGAAACCAGATTCCCGCGAGCCGTTAGGCGCGCTTGGATGAATAGGCCGTTACTTTGTTTTTGCCCGTCGTCTTGGACGTGTACATCGCCTCGTCCGCCTCTTTGAGCAGCTGTTCTGCGGAAACCCCGTCCCGCCATATGCTGTAGCCTACGCTAACCGTAACCGGGGTCTGCTCCTCGACCGTCCGCCGAACGAGCTCTGCAAGCTTCTTGACGCTTGCTGGCGTCTGGGAGGTAATCATCATCACCAGCTCTTCGCCGCCGTAGCGGCCGGCAATGCCGTAATCGTCGGCCGTTTCTTTGATGACGCTCGCGACAGCCCTCAGGGCTTCGTCCCCTTTTTGATGTCCCTGGGTGTCGTTCAATCGCTTGAAATTATCGATATCCGTGAAGATAACGGCTGCCTTTTTCTTCTGCTTGATCGCTTCCTTGACCTTCTGGATGAAGAAGGTGCGGTTGTATACACCCGTCAATCCGTCGCGGATGGAGGAATAGTAAGTAGCCTGCAGCAGCTCTACAACGCGGTCGATAATAAACAGCAGCAGGACCGCATAGTAGGCGATGGGCAGCACATTGGCGAGCAATTCAAACGTACCGTTGGAGCCG from Xylanibacillus composti includes these protein-coding regions:
- a CDS encoding GGDEF domain-containing protein, which codes for MSNHPLFTGPTGMIYSAITVITLLSIMLIISLRLYRERRKKAYSSLILSLSVVLIQYSLIVSLSYRIRMPGDEMAYIVQLLQVVSFIFINMAVFQMYNRSGMRVSISFFSFLAITAGVAALHYVFLESLDDPTQRELLLNWLGIDIYQFVLIFLAFFLISPNVGQAFKYNLCLFFFFGAHLAQVIKRYVYDGSNGTFELLANVLPIAYYAVLLLFIIDRVVELLQATYYSSIRDGLTGVYNRTFFIQKVKEAIKQKKKAAVIFTDIDNFKRLNDTQGHQKGDEALRAVASVIKETADDYGIAGRYGGEELVMMITSQTPASVKKLAELVRRTVEEQTPVTVSVGYSIWRDGVSAEQLLKEADEAMYTSKTTGKNKVTAYSSKRA